The genomic region TATCTTAATGCTGGTTGCATGTAATTATGATATAAGTGGATCTGCAATGGTAGAAATCACAGAAAGGTTTAAGGATGATAGTGATTTTTACATTAAAGTTAAAAATCAAGGTGAAGAGATCTATACACTAGAAGTAGATGAAAATGTGTTTAATCTTATTGAAGTAAAGGAAGAATATTTTATTTCGTATAAGAGTGACAAAGATAGAGTTGGTATTCTAGAAACCATTGAACCTAAATAAATGTAGGTCTATTTTTCGAGCACAGCACTTATCTAAATGGTGCAATTGAGTGTAGGGAATACGCAAGTTTGAAGGAAATAACAAGTTTCACGGCATTGAGGGCTTAGTGAGGTTAAACACGTGGAGGTTCGACTGCTCCGGGCCGCATGTATAAGAAACATAAGGTACTGAGGCGCTTTAAGAGGCTTTGGTATTTATATATATAGAATATCACATTATGACAGTTTGAAGTTGTAACTAGAAAAAAGTCCTCAATGATTGAGGACTAAAATTAGACTTTAACAGTGCGATGTAATAGGGAATTTGAAATGACCATCTAATAGAGGGGAATCTGACAAATAAAATAGTGCATCATCATCTGACTGAACTTTTTTAACTTGTAAACCTTTAATATTGTCTGGTTCAAAATGAAATATAACTTGTTCAATCTTTTCATTTATTACGTTATCTAACACCGCGGAAATGTCTAGTTCTTTGGTTGAGATAATATCGAAAATATGCAGTGTATGCTCTTCATGTTCCATTATAACAACGGATTCTAATTCTGAAATATAGTAAATCGATTCAGGGAATATAACTAAAAAGTAAAACATCAATAGCTCTTCATTATTTATTACATTGATTTTACTCTTATTTGGGTAGCGATTCTTGGTGATTGCTTCAAGTAAACGGATATCAGTATCAACGCTTAGTTTTCTTACGTTATTTTTAGTAGCTCCTTTTAAGGAACTGTTAGTAACCACTAAACTATATTCACTTTCATCAACTCTGGAAAAGCCAAATTTAGGGTAAAATTCAAGGACAGATTCATTTGCAAAAAGGTAGAAAAAATCACAATCATCCTTCTGAGAATCTATTATTTTATTCATTAGTATTTTAGCTAGACCTTTATTACTATATCGAGCATCAGTCATAACAGTTCCAATTTGAATGGCGTTATGTGACACATTATCAATTACAATGTTCATTTTAAAGATTGAAGCATTCGCAATGATATCACCATCATTATTAGCAAATGAATAAGGAACATATTTATCATTCCAGTACCCTTTGTTAAACCACTTACTAAAATCAATTTGAAACGTTGTCTGTGCTAAATGATTAAAGCTATTTCTAAGTTTTTCGTCCTTTCGATAACCAGTTACTAAGTTTAAATTCTCCATCACTTATTCCTCCTGAAAATTTTATTTTAGTTGTTTTAGAATTTATAAATCATTTGTAATACTCCTTTTCTTAATAACAAAAAAGACTTCATGAGAATAAACTCATAAAGTCTTTTGGTGTGTAAAATAACAAACTACTTCCTCAAAAGGTTTAGTAGTATCATTTAATACACTCATCGTTAGACAATATTTGCTTCTCTTTTATCGCAAAAGGGTAACATTAATAATCTACAAATTCCTTTTAAGAAATTTATAGATGAAACCCCTATTAAATTCATAGAATCTAGTTTGCGATAATAAGTTTTAGCATCGTTGTCTAATCTCCTTGTTGTTTGATTATCAACATCATAGCATAGATATTAAAATGTAAATAGAGGATGGTTCAAGCTAATATTATTTTAGTTTTACATCGTCTGAATGATGAATTTTTTATCATCTGTTTCCGCGTCATTGAGGGTTTAGTGAGGTTTAACTCATGGAGGTTTGAATCCTCTGGGTCGCATCCATTTAGTGACAAAGCTTTTGGAGCATTGGTACTTTTAAAATTTTGGGATTATATAAATGTGGAAAAATTACTCTTTCCATAAGATAAGTAAGGAGAAAATACTTATATTTTTGAGAAGGAAAAAAAGAAGTGGTTGTTGAAATGATTAACTACATAAGAAAACTGAGGTAGCCTAATCACAATCATTAAATAAAGCAATGAGGGAGTCATATAGATGATTTTAAGCTTAAACCATGTTAGTGGTGGATATCTTACTCGGAAAATCATAAGAGACATATCGTTTGATATTCAAACTGGAGAAATCATAGGTTTAGTCGGTTTGAATGGAGCAGGAAAAAGCACAACCCTTCGTCACATTATAGGCACCTTAAAACCTATGGATGGAGATGTCACGATTAACAAGCAAGATTGGTATAGTCATAGAGACAAACTTGCTCTTATTCCTGATAAACCTCATCTTTATCCAAACCTTACTGTTAAGGAACATTTTGAATTTATAAAGAGGATTTATCAAATTGAAAATGACGATTACTTAAATGGTTTAATAGACAGATATTCACTTCGAACCCACATGAACAAATATCCTTACGCTTTATCAAAAGGTACACAACAAAAGGTTTCAATTATTAGTGCAATGATCTCAAATCCAATATTTCTTGTTATTGATGAACCCTTTATGGGTTTAGATCCACGAGGGTTAAAATACTTTATGGAGGATCTTATTAGACTCAAAAAAGATGGTGTCGGAATTATCCTTTCAACTCATATGTTGAATATAGCGGAAAGCTTGTGTGATAGGGTGATTGTTTTACATGAAGGGCACCAAAAGTTTTTTAATGATAGTCCTTACCTGTCTGCTGATCATATGAAAGATGTGACGTTAGATGATCTTTTCTTTTCCATCATTGAGGATAAAAGATGAAGGATTTATTTATTGAACGATTCCAGAACTCCATGCAACAAAACAGTAAAGTTCTTGTTAAAGTGTTGGGACATAGTGGTGTGTTTGCGTTAATACCCTTTATTATGTTATTGATGTATGTCGTTATTATGGTACTACAAGATGGCAATCTTCATTCGTTCTATAAATCTTTCATTCTTACCGGTCTCTTTCTGTTTTTTACACTTAATAGAGGCATCATTAGTTTTATTAGTGAGTATGATGAGATTTATTTAGCTCCTAAAGTAAAAGGGATGGAAGGTTATTTTATTTATTGTTTACTTTATAACCTGATCATTCAATCGATAAAGGCTACTTTGTTTACCTTGTTTTTATTATACGCACTTAGTTTAAGTATAAGCGAACTGGCGACTCTTTTTATTTTCATACAACTCATAGGTGTTTTGCATATTCTGTCTCTAGTTATGATCATTAGCACGAGTACAAAAAAAACAGAGTTATTCTTTGTACTTAACAATGCTTGTATTGGCGTTGGTTTTCTCTTATTGCTTGAAGCACCTATCATCTTTGGTATTGCCGTTATGATAGGTATCATACTTATTGGCATACTCTATAGTAGAATGAGGATTTTCCCTATTCACTCTTGGAAGAGACTAATGAAGTCTGAAGAGAAAACGAGAAAAGTAGTTCAGATTTTTTTAAGTAGTCTTATAGATGTAAAGTCAAATCAGTCATCTTTTAAAAGTATTATACCGTTAGCCTTTTTTAAAAAAGATGAGAATCCAATAGTCTACCTATTAGTGCGATCAACAGTAAGAGGGACAGAGACCAGTCGAAACTTTGTCCGAGTGATACTCTTAACAGTCTTTCTGATCATTTATTTTAAGAGCTTATTCATTCTTATTCCACTGTTAGCTGTATTGATTTATTTTAATACATTGCAATTCTCGCAAGGGATCGGCTCAGGAAAAGAATTAATCCCACTCCACTTTCCTATTAATGATCAAATGATAAACGATGCGGAAAAGCACATTAAAAGGAGAGGTATTTTCATTCAATTATATATTTTTATGTTTGTTGTATTCATTCAGAAATTCTTTTTTCAGTAACGTGTATGTAAGTAGTGTGGGTGTTTGCAGAAGATAACACGTTTCCTCGGCATTGAGGGCTTAATGAGGTTAAACCCGTGGAAGTTCGATTCCTCCGGGCCGCATTCCATTAGTACCAAGGCTTTTAGAGCTTTGGTGCTTTTTTGTTTATAACTGTACAGTTAAAATCTTATTATTAGATATTGACAATATCATCCTTGTCATACATTCTAATATTAAAACATGCGTTTGAATGTTATTGGCAGGGAGGTTTAAATGATAGATACATATGAAGTATTGATTATTGGTGGCGGTCAAGCTGGGTTGGCAATGGCTTATGCACTAAAGCAACAAAATACTCCCTACATTATACTTGATGAAAATGAAAAGCCAGGAGCTTCATGGGAACAGAGATATGATTCACTAACCTTATTTACACCAAGGAATTATAGTTCTTTGTACGAATATAATATAGAGGGAGAGCCCAAAGGATTTCCTAGTAAAGGCGAGATTGCTTCATATATGCGAAAGTTTATATTGGAAAATGATTTATCTATTAAACACAATGAAAAGGTGTGGAGTGTTGCAAAGAACAAAAATAATACATTCAGTATAGAGTCTGAATCAAATACGTATGTTGCTAATCAAGTAGTCGTAGCTACGGGAGCATTTCATGACCCTTTTATTCCTAACATTCATGACCAGACGATCCCTTTTATGATTCATTCATCAGAATACAAGAATTCTAATCAAGTGCCAGAGGGAAAGGTATTAATTGTAGGCAGTGGAAATACAGGAGTACAAATTGCAGCAGAGTTAAGCCATTCCCATGATGTCATTCTTTCTAGTAGTAAAAAAATTAAAAATATCCCCAATCAAATAGTAGGTAAGAGTTTATTTTGGTGGCTTGACGTACTTGGAATTTCTAAAGCTACACCCCATTCATTGGTCGGAAAGTTTCTACAGAAAAGAGACCCTATTATCGGTAACGATTATAAACGTGTAAAGAAACAAGTTAAAAGGGTAAGTAGACTAATGAAAATGGAGCAAGGAAAAGCCTATTTCCAGAAAGATCGACCAATAGAGATAAATTCTATAATATGGGCAACGGGTTATAGAAACCGTTATGATTGGATTCATATCGAAGGAGTCATTGACTTAAAAGGAAAGCCTGTTCATACATTCGGTGAGTCAACGGTTAAAGGACTCTACTTTATAGGACTTAGTTGGCAGAGTCGAAGAAGTTCAGCTTTAATTTATGGAGTAGAAAAAGACGCTAATTATGTTGCGCAACTTGTGATAAAAAGACAGAAGAGTTAAAAAACTGATTAATAGAGGTGCTATATGAAAAAACTGATTAATGTATTTTATATTGGATTAGCACTTATATTCGTAGGCTGTACTAATAACAACGAGCCAGTGACCATTTCAAACAGTGAAGAAAATCCGACAGCAGAAGAAGTTCTTAAAGAAAACTCAGAAGCTGATATTTTGATGTACTATGGAACTATATATAACACGAACGTTGATTGGGTAGATGAATTAACGTTAACGAAAGGCGATCAAGTGGGAGAAATAAAAGAACAAGCAACGGAAGGAAACTATGATTATTCAAATGAAATGGCAAATAAGTTATCAGTAGGTTCGATGATCTTTGAAGCAAAAGAAAGAGATGATGTTTTAATTGTAGAAGATAACGGAGAAACACATTATTATTATGCATTGGTAGAAGGGTAAGATACAGGACAAAAATCAAGGGTTGATTACCGAATTATAGAAGTGCATTGTTTTATGTTCGTGTTTTATAGTTTGTTTATATTTAAAATTAGGGTGTAGGTACTTAAAGTTCCTCACCAAATCTTTACAACGATTGTGGAAGTGGAGAATTTGATCAAAAAATTGACTGTGTCATTGATTTCCATCGAGAGGATTCTGTATATTTTAAACAATCGGTAAAAGAAAAAGAAATAATAGAAAATGCGAATGTCGTTTATGATGAAGGGAAATATATTAGTATCTCATTTATTGATCCTGAAGATCAAACAGAAACTCGAAAAGAATCTTATGAAAAAATCGGTGATAGCTAGAACGATTGAAACTATATGAAAGTTAAGCGTTAATTAACAATTCCCCTGTTTATGATAAATAGTTAGGCGAAGAAATATAGGACTAACCTCATCTTTAAATCCAAAATAATTAATAACCCCGTATAACTTAATAGTATTACGGGGTTATTTTTGATATTCTACCTTTTCTACAAAACTAAAGTACATAAGAGCATTTATAGATACTGACGCTCTCCAGTTTTTGCAGCTGTCTCTATTGTATCTAGAAGTTGATGAAGCTTCACTGCATCCGCAAAAGTAGGTAGACTTGAAGTTCCTTCAGAGATATCCTTAGCAAACTTACTATGTGCTTGAGCCACATTAAGAATCATTCCTGTATCATTTTTAAGAGAATCCGGTACCCAGTAGTAATGATCCGGAATGCTTAAATCCTGAAGTTCTTTATCAGTAGAATTTGCTCCTCGTAATTGATGGAATCCAAATTGAATAGAAGCAGGGGCATTGAGTGTGATTGTTCCCTCGTCTCCAAAAATCTCTAATGTTAAACCATTTTGATGTTTAACACCTCCCTGGATGTGAACACTAGCAGTTGCGCCATTGGTTAACTTCCCTGAGATTATGATTTGATCATCGGTATCTTTTTTTATTGTTTTTTGAACATCTGTTAATTCGACCTCTGGGAATTGTTGTGCCGTAACTGCTGAAAGTTCTTTGAAGTCTCCAACCATATTAGTAAAAGCATCAAGATTATGTCCACCTACGATAGTCAACAGGTTGCCACCTATCTTTTTATCAAATAAGTAAGCAGAAGCCCCATCAGCCACTCCACCCATAGCATCAATCGAGATCTTTAAGTTGGCTGACAAAACGTTTCCAACATAGCCATCAGCTAGTAAATCTTTTACATAATTAATAGTAGGAGACTGCCTCGACTGCAATCCAATGACATTGGGTACATTTCCCGATTCAACCCATTCCTGCATTTCTAAGGCTTCGTTAGTGTTTGAGCCCAGTGGCCATTCACAATAAATGGGCTTGGTTGCTTGGAACAATTGCTTTTACTGCATCATAATGTTCTTTAACATTAATGCTAACGACTACCATATCAACATTTGTTTCTTTTGCTAATTGTTCGGCATTTTCAAAAGCATACGGAGCTTTAAAAGCATCAGCACTTTTTACAGCACTTTTCATATTACTCGTACTAACAGCTTTGAGTTCAAGGTCATCTAGTTGTTCGATTACAGGAATATGCGTTCCTTTGGCCCACCCGTTATTAATAGACCCACCTATAATGCCTACGCGTAATTTATTATTCATTTTAAAAAAACTCCTTCTTATTTTGTTGTGGGAAACGAATGTACATTCTTTTGTACTGTGTACATTTTTATTGCCCTCTTTAATTTATGAACAATTCATTCTATCCTTTAAGAACGAAAACGTATGAAAGTAGGCGAAACAATTATGAACAGCACAATAGACTTGTTAAAGAATCACTCGTCATTTCGTTCTTTTGAAAAGAAACCAGTATCCAATGAACAAAGGGACACGATCTTCCAAGCTGCAAGCCATTCTTCTTCTTTTAGTCTTTTACAAACCGTTTCTATTATTCGAATTTCTGATCAGGAGCTTCGCAAAAAAGTAAACAATCTTTGTTTTAACCAACCATATATCGAAGAAGCAGGAGAATTTTGGATCTTTTGTGCAGACTTTAATCGCAATCATCAAATGGCTCCTAGTGTTGATTTGTCTTATATAGAATATCTATTAATCGGAACATTTGACGCTGGCATCATGGCTCAAAACGCACTAACTGCAGCTGAATCTTTAGGGTTAGGCGGAGTATACATTGGTGCTGTTAGAGGGAATATACAAGAGCTATCGGACCTTCTAGAACTTCCCGAATACGTTATTCCATTGGTTGGTCTGTGTATCGGTCATCCTAAAGGGGAAAAGCCCGATTCTAAGCCTAAATTACCTCAAGAGATAGTGATGTCTGAAAATACGTATAAGCCATTAAACAAAGATTCTCTTGATATTTACGATCAACACATGAAACACTACTATGAAAATAGGTCTTCTAGAGCACCGTTTACAGCACGAACAGTCAAAGGATGGTCCGATCATATACAAGATCATTTAGAGCGTAGCTCACTAACGTTTATGAAAGAGTATTTAAATAAACAAGGTTTTGCTAAGAAGTAAGAAGAATATCGATCTATATTTGATTTTGCTTCATTTATAGAAGACAATATAGATGAACTTAGTACAATAAAATGTACTAAGTTCTTTAAAGTCTAACGCTTTTTGTGTACATACTTTCAGGGTATGGCAGCTCTAAATTTCCTCGGAGTGTAGGTTGATCATCATTATAGTCTGTTCGAACAATTCCTCTATCCTGCAAGATAGGAACTACTAACTTAATAAAGTCCTCAAAACCTGATGGACCATTCTGTCTAATCAGCATGATATCCATAATGCCTTCTCGATACCAATGTTCAATTTGTTCTGCT from Alkalicoccobacillus plakortidis harbors:
- the nfsA gene encoding oxygen-insensitive NADPH nitroreductase, with translation MNSTIDLLKNHSSFRSFEKKPVSNEQRDTIFQAASHSSSFSLLQTVSIIRISDQELRKKVNNLCFNQPYIEEAGEFWIFCADFNRNHQMAPSVDLSYIEYLLIGTFDAGIMAQNALTAAESLGLGGVYIGAVRGNIQELSDLLELPEYVIPLVGLCIGHPKGEKPDSKPKLPQEIVMSENTYKPLNKDSLDIYDQHMKHYYENRSSRAPFTARTVKGWSDHIQDHLERSSLTFMKEYLNKQGFAKK
- a CDS encoding ABC transporter permease, yielding MKDLFIERFQNSMQQNSKVLVKVLGHSGVFALIPFIMLLMYVVIMVLQDGNLHSFYKSFILTGLFLFFTLNRGIISFISEYDEIYLAPKVKGMEGYFIYCLLYNLIIQSIKATLFTLFLLYALSLSISELATLFIFIQLIGVLHILSLVMIISTSTKKTELFFVLNNACIGVGFLLLLEAPIIFGIAVMIGIILIGILYSRMRIFPIHSWKRLMKSEEKTRKVVQIFLSSLIDVKSNQSSFKSIIPLAFFKKDENPIVYLLVRSTVRGTETSRNFVRVILLTVFLIIYFKSLFILIPLLAVLIYFNTLQFSQGIGSGKELIPLHFPINDQMINDAEKHIKRRGIFIQLYIFMFVVFIQKFFFQ
- a CDS encoding flavin-containing monooxygenase, which codes for MIDTYEVLIIGGGQAGLAMAYALKQQNTPYIILDENEKPGASWEQRYDSLTLFTPRNYSSLYEYNIEGEPKGFPSKGEIASYMRKFILENDLSIKHNEKVWSVAKNKNNTFSIESESNTYVANQVVVATGAFHDPFIPNIHDQTIPFMIHSSEYKNSNQVPEGKVLIVGSGNTGVQIAAELSHSHDVILSSSKKIKNIPNQIVGKSLFWWLDVLGISKATPHSLVGKFLQKRDPIIGNDYKRVKKQVKRVSRLMKMEQGKAYFQKDRPIEINSIIWATGYRNRYDWIHIEGVIDLKGKPVHTFGESTVKGLYFIGLSWQSRRSSALIYGVEKDANYVAQLVIKRQKS
- a CDS encoding GNAT family N-acetyltransferase translates to MENLNLVTGYRKDEKLRNSFNHLAQTTFQIDFSKWFNKGYWNDKYVPYSFANNDGDIIANASIFKMNIVIDNVSHNAIQIGTVMTDARYSNKGLAKILMNKIIDSQKDDCDFFYLFANESVLEFYPKFGFSRVDESEYSLVVTNSSLKGATKNNVRKLSVDTDIRLLEAITKNRYPNKSKINVINNEELLMFYFLVIFPESIYYISELESVVIMEHEEHTLHIFDIISTKELDISAVLDNVINEKIEQVIFHFEPDNIKGLQVKKVQSDDDALFYLSDSPLLDGHFKFPITSHC
- a CDS encoding Gfo/Idh/MocA family oxidoreductase — translated: MNNKLRVGIIGGSINNGWAKGTHIPVIEQLDDLELKAVSTSNMKSAVKSADAFKAPYAFENAEQLAKETNVDMVVVSINVKEHYDAVKAIVPSNQAHLL
- a CDS encoding Gfo/Idh/MocA family protein, which encodes MQEWVESGNVPNVIGLQSRQSPTINYVKDLLADGYVGNVLSANLKISIDAMGGVADGASAYLFDKKIGGNLLTIVGGHNLDAFTNMVGDFKELSAVTAQQFPEVELTDVQKTIKKDTDDQIIISGKLTNGATASVHIQGGVKHQNGLTLEIFGDEGTITLNAPASIQFGFHQLRGANSTDKELQDLSIPDHYYWVPDSLKNDTGMILNVAQAHSKFAKDISEGTSSLPTFADAVKLHQLLDTIETAAKTGERQYL
- a CDS encoding ABC transporter ATP-binding protein, with protein sequence MILSLNHVSGGYLTRKIIRDISFDIQTGEIIGLVGLNGAGKSTTLRHIIGTLKPMDGDVTINKQDWYSHRDKLALIPDKPHLYPNLTVKEHFEFIKRIYQIENDDYLNGLIDRYSLRTHMNKYPYALSKGTQQKVSIISAMISNPIFLVIDEPFMGLDPRGLKYFMEDLIRLKKDGVGIILSTHMLNIAESLCDRVIVLHEGHQKFFNDSPYLSADHMKDVTLDDLFFSIIEDKR